The Streptomyces sp. NBC_01463 DNA window AGCGTCGCCGCAAAGGCGCCGAGCGCCAGCCGACCACGACCGCTCATGACCGTCCCCTCATGACCAACCACCGGAGAAACCCGTGGTGCCGCCTGTTGTGCCGCCCACCGCGGCGGACTGGGTCAGCGAACCGTGATGGCTCGCCTGCTGCCAGAGCCGGGCCAGGTCCGTGCCCGGCCGGACCGGCACCGCCGTCCAGCCCGCCTCGCGCAGCGAACGGAGCCGCTCCTCGGAGGCGGCCTGGGAGGCGGGCGATTCGCCGTGCACCCAGGCCGTGCTGTCCAGGACGAACGCGACGGCCCCGCCGCTGCGCTGCCGCATCCGGGCCGCCACCGCCGCCTGCTCCTCGTCCAGTTCGCCGAGGAAGGCGATCAGCAGGCCCTCGTTGCCCCCGCGCAGCACGTCGTAGGCGCGCGAGAGACCGCCTCCGTCGGAGTGGTCGACCACGGCGAGGGCGTCCATCATCAGTCCGGCCGAGTCCGCCGAGTCCTGGGTCGAACCGGCGAAACCGCTCTCGCCCTCGCCCGGCACCGCGGTGCCGTCGTCCGTCAGCAGGCGGACCGCGAAGCCCCGTTCCAGCATGTGCACCAGGGCGGAGGCCGCGCCGGAGACGGCCCACTCGAAGGCCGAGTCGGGCCCGGTGCCCTGGTAGGCGACCCGCCGGGTGTCCAGCAGCACCGTGCACCTGGCCCGCTGCGGCTGCTCCTCGCGGCGCACCATCAGCTCGCCGTAGCGCGCGGTGGACCGCCAGTGGACGCGTCGCAGGTCGTCGCCGTGCCGGTAGCCGCGCGGGATCACGTCGTCCTCGCCGGCCAGCGCGAGCGACCGCTGCCGGCCCTCGCCGTAACCGG harbors:
- a CDS encoding DUF58 domain-containing protein produces the protein MAAGGPTAMDDSDDKGGLRAALGGLTTRGRSFLAAGVAAAVCAYVLGQADLLRVGLLLAVLPLVCVAVLFRTRYRVAGTRRLSPSRVPAGSEARVHLRMDNVSRLPTGLLMLQDRVPYVLGPRPRFVLDRVEAGGRREVSYRVRSDLRGRYPLGPLQLRLSDPFGMCELTRSFSAYDTLVVIPRTEPLPPVRLAGEASGYGEGRQRSLALAGEDDVIPRGYRHGDDLRRVHWRSTARYGELMVRREEQPQRARCTVLLDTRRVAYQGTGPDSAFEWAVSGAASALVHMLERGFAVRLLTDDGTAVPGEGESGFAGSTQDSADSAGLMMDALAVVDHSDGGGLSRAYDVLRGGNEGLLIAFLGELDEEQAAVAARMRQRSGGAVAFVLDSTAWVHGESPASQAASEERLRSLREAGWTAVPVRPGTDLARLWQQASHHGSLTQSAAVGGTTGGTTGFSGGWS